The following coding sequences lie in one Oncorhynchus nerka isolate Pitt River linkage group LG14, Oner_Uvic_2.0, whole genome shotgun sequence genomic window:
- the LOC115141881 gene encoding beta-secretase 2-like, with translation MAYHKGYIPFRALFIMLCFGMAKSLYTIPLKIFTGKFNSSLDLDLTPLKLIQASGNGLSLASDPAGIVNFLDMVTNLQGDSGRGYYMEMTLGTPGQKLNILVDTGSSNFAVAAAAHPFITHFFNTALSSTYQSTGRGVAVKYTQGNWEGELGTDHVRIPSIPGTPTINIATILSSNGFFLPGVNWQGILGLAYPLLAQPDSSVEPFFNSVVRQTGIPDVFSLQMCGAGLSDSTTADPAGGSLVMGGVEPTLYSGSMWYTPIKEEWYYQVEVLKLEVGDQNLNLDCKEYNQDKAIVDSGTTLLRLPVNVFNAVVEAISKTSLIQDFNSGFWGGTKLACWLKGETPWRFFPKLSIYLRATNNSQSFKISILPQLYIQPITDVDGRLDCFHFGISSSANGLVIGATVMEGFYVVFDRAEKRVGFAVSRCAVNGGLAVSEILGPFSSADVASDCAAGGLLKEPLLWVISYALMAVCAVVLLILLLLLSCRHRDQSGEITDESSLVRHRIK, from the exons ATGGCTTACCATAAAGGTTATATTCCTTTTAGGGCATTATTTATCATGCTCTGTTTTGGAATGGCAAAATCTCTCTATACCATTCCACTTAAAATATTTACAGGTAAGTTTAACTCTTCTTTGGATTTGGATTTAACTCCTCTGAAACTAATACAAGCCTCGGGAAATGGACTGTCCCTGGCATCTGATCCAGCTGGAATAGTGAACTTTCTGGACATGGTCACTAACTTACAAGGCGACTCTGGCAGAGGTTACTACATGGAGATGACACTGGGTACCCCTGGTCAAAAG CTGAATATCCTGGTTGATACGGGAAGCAGTAACTTTGCAGTGGCTGCAGCAGCACATCCCTTCATCACACACTTCTTCAACACAGCACT TTCCAGTACGTACCAGTCCACTGGCAGGGGCGTGGCCGTCAAGTACACCCAGGGCAACTGGGAGGGCGAGCTGGGCACCGACCACGTCCGCATCCCCAGCATCCCCGGcacccccaccatcaacatcgcCACCATTCTCTCCTCCAACGGATTCTTCCTCCCGGGGGTCAACTGGCAGGGCATCCTGGGCCTGGCCTACCCCCTGCTGGCTCAG CCTGACTCCTCGGTGGAGCCCTTCTTTAACTCCGTGGTACGACAGACAGGCATCCCAGATGTGTTCTCCCTCCAGATGTGCGGAGCTGGGTTGTCAGACAGCACCACTGCCGACCCCGCGGGGGGAAGTCTT GTCATGGGAGGGGTTGAACCAACATTGTATTCGGGGTCCATGTGGTACACCCCTATAAAGGAAGAGTGGTACTATCAGGTGGAAGTATTAAAGCTGGAGGTTGGGGACCAGAATCTAAACCTGGACTGCAAAGAG tACAACCAGGATAAAGCCATAGTGGACAGTGGAACCACTCTTCTGCGGCTGCCTGTGAATGTGTTCAATGCTGTGGTGGAGGCCATCTCAAAAACATCTCTG ATCCAGGACTTCAACTCAGGGTTCTGGGGTGGCACTAAACTGGCCTGCTGGTTGAAGGGGGAGACACCGTGGAGGTTCTTCCCCAAACTGTCCATCTACCTGAGAGCCACCAACAACAGCCAGTCCTTCAAAATCTCCATCCTCCCTCAG CTGTATATCCAGCCAATCACAGACGTGGACGGTAGGCTGGACTGCTTCCACTTCGGCATCTCGTCGTCAGCCAACGGCCTGGTGATTGGAGCAACCGTCATGGAGGGCTTCTACGTCGTCTTCGACCGGGCTGAGAAGAGGGTGGGCTTCGCTGTCAGCAGATGTGCAG TGAACGGTGGGCTAGCCGTGTCAGAGATCTTGGGGCCCTTCTCATCTGCAGACGTGGCATCGGACTGTGCTGCTGGAGGGCTGCTGAAGGAGCCCCTTCTCTGGGTCATCTCCTATGCCCTGATGGCAGTCTGTGCTGTGGTACTCCtcatcctgctcctcctcctgtcctgtcgtCACCGAGACCAGTCCGGCGAGATCACCGATGAGTCCTCGCTGGTCCGCCACCGCATCAAGTGA